GGACAATCTCAGTGGCTGGTTCTTCATGCGTCACGAAATTCGTGCCGACTCGTTGCCTTTCGGTATCGAAGCCTTGCGCGAAGCGTTCGCGCCGATTGCCGAAGAGTTCTCGATGGACTGGCGCATCACCGATACCGCGCAGAAGAAGCGCGTGGTGCTGATGGCAAGCCGCGAATCCCACTGCCTCGCCGACTTGCTGCACCGCTGGCACAGCGATGAACTGGATTGTGAAATCGCCTGCGTGATTTCCAACCACGACGACCTGCGCAGCATGGTCGAATGGCACGGCATTCCGTACTACCACGTGCCGGTCAACCCGCAGGATAAGGAGCCGGCGTTCGCCGAAGTCTCGCGCCTGGTCAAGCAGCATGACGCCGAAGTGGTGGTGCTGGCCCGCTACATGCAGATCTTGCCGCCGGAGTTGTGCAGCGAATACGCCCACAAAGTCATCAACATTCACCACAGCTTCCTGCCGTCGTTCGTCGGTGCCAAGCCTTATCACCAAGCCTCCCTGCGTGGCGTGAAGTTGATCGGTGCGACTTGCCACTACGTGACTGAAGAACTGGACGCCGGCCCGATCATCGAGCAGGACGTGGTGCGCGTCAGCCACAGCGACAGCATCGAAGACATGGTGCGGTTCGGTCGTGACGTCGAGAAAATGGTGCTGGCTCGCGGACTGCGTTATCACCTGGAAGACCGCGTGCTGGTGCACGGCAACAAAACCGTGGTGTTCTGATCTCCGTAACATCTCCCGGTTGAAATTCGAAGGGCCTGGGCGTTCAATCGCTCAGGCCCTTCGTCGTTTCTACCCGAGGACATGAACATGGCCGATCCACTGGACAAAGCCACTTCCAAGGCACCCGCCACACTGGGTGAGGGTTGTTTGAGTCGTTACGATCCGGATGACATGGGCCCTGAGGACGGTACGGATTTTCCTGGTGCCGCCGAATTGTGGGAGCAGTTGCAGGATGAGTCTGACGCAGAGAACAAGGACTCCAACCTGTAGGAGCCGGCTGCTGGCGATGGATTTTGAGCCTTGCATTGGCCGTCGGATCGCTATCGCTGGCAAGCCATCTCCTACGGATTCTCGATGATCAGGCTTGCTTGAGTCTCATCAATTTCTTGAGCAACGGTCGCCCAAGCATCAGCAGAAACACCGGGCCACCGACCAGCAAATAGAAATAGTAGGTCACCGCTCGCCAGATCAAAATCGCCGCTGCCGCCGTGGATTTCCCCACCATCGGAGCCAACAGCGCGGCCGACGTCAGTTCCGCCGCCCCGGCCCCTCCGGGCAACAGGCTGAACTGCCCCGCGCTCAGTGACAGCATCTGGATGAGGAAACACCAGGCCCACTGCAAGTCCGCGCCGAGTCCGCGCAGCGCCAGATACAGCACGCTGTAGCGCAGGAACCAGTGCAGGCAGGTCAGGGCAAATACCGTGATCAACGTCTGAAACGGCAGCTTGAGCGTGTCGGTAAATGCCGCCAGGAAGCGCAGGAGTTTTCGCGCCCAGCGCATACGGGTCGTGAATTGAACATTGAGACGTGCCAGCAATCGCCCGCTCAGGCGAATCAGCGAACGGTGATAGCGCGCCACCAGCACGCAACTGAGCAGCCCACCAAACATCGAGACGGCGCTGACGGTCAGCAGCCACTCCATTCGCTGACTCAGATGCTGGAACAGCGCATAGATCAGAATCCCGCTCAGTGCACAGAGAAAAAACAACAAATCGCTCAGTTGGTCCATGGCGAACACGGCACTGCTTCGGGCCGGGCGGACGCCGTTACGCGCTAACAGCGCCATGATCGTCAGTGGTCCTCCACTGCCGCCGGGCGTGGCGCAGTAGGCGAACTCGGCGGCCATCACCACCCCGAGGCTTTTGATCGGCCTCACCTTGTCGCGCTGATCACCCAGTAAAAGCTGCAGGCGCATCGTGTTGACGACCCAGCACAGCAGGATCATGCCGAACATCACCAGCAACCCGCTCAACGGAAAGCTCTGCAGCCGAGACCAAGTCTCGTTCCCGCCCAACACCCAGGGAATCAGCACCGCCCCAAGCAGGCCGATCAGCAGCAGAATCCCGCGACTCATGCGGCGCGACCTGAGCGGTGGCTTTGCAGCGCCAGCCAATTGGCCTTGGTCATCGGCACCCGACCTTCGGCGAGCAGTCGCTTGAGTGTTTGCAGCCAATAGTCACGGGAAAACTCATGACGCATGTCCACCGGGTGCAGGCCAAGTCGAATGACCGGCGCTTGCCGCCACTGTTGCTCGCGCTGATTGCTGACAAGTTTCGACAAGCCCCGACGCCAGGCGCTGCGCGCACTCCAGACCAGGCCCGGCGCATCGATCGCTGAGAAGTCTGGCAAACGATAGAGATGTTGCGCGTCGCTGGTGTAACTCAGCGGCAGTTGGCGCAACGCTTGACGGGTGCCCTCGCTCATCAACCAGGCTGGCGCGACGAAACCGTGCAGCGGCCAGTCGTAACGCTGGAACACGTCGATGCCGGCATGCAGGCGGGTGAGAGCCTCTTCCCGCGAAAGGCTGTAGAACTCGCCTTCGTGGGTATAAACGCGGCGCATGAACCAGTCTCGCGGATTGCTCGCCATCGGCCCGTCGTCGCAATGAAAATAACCGTGCAGCGCCAGTTCATCGCCCCGGGCCAGCCTTTCATCGAGCACTCGGCGAAACCCCGCGTGCGCGTCCAGGTCGTTGTGTTTGTGAAAGTCCGGCACCACCAGCCACGTCATTGGCACAGTGCCGAGGGCGTCGACGGCTTCGACAAAGGGTTGGTAATCGGCCCAGGTCTGCGGCGCGACGTCGTGCAATACCAACAGCAGGCTGGGCTTATTCATGGGATCAGCCATTGACCACTCGTGGCAATGGGTTGCCGAGCACGGCGTGATAGTGACCGAGCAAGCTGTTGACCACGGTGTCCCAGGCGTAGTGTTTTTCGACATGCCGTCGGGCTTGTCGACCGAGGACCGCGCTGCCGGCATTGAACAACTCGCGCACGGCATTGGCCATCGCCAGGGGATCGTTCGGTCGGCACCGCAAGCCGCATTGATCGGTGACGATTTCTTCAAAAGCCCCCGCTGCCACGGCTACCACCGGAATACCGCTGGCCATGGCTTCCAGTATCACCAGGCCGAAGGTTTCCTGGTCGCCGGCATGCAGCAATGCATCGGCACTGGCCA
The Pseudomonas sp. MYb327 DNA segment above includes these coding regions:
- the purU gene encoding formyltetrahydrofolate deformylase; translated protein: MRTFRLVISCPDRVGIVAKVSNFLASHNGWITEASHHSDNLSGWFFMRHEIRADSLPFGIEALREAFAPIAEEFSMDWRITDTAQKKRVVLMASRESHCLADLLHRWHSDELDCEIACVISNHDDLRSMVEWHGIPYYHVPVNPQDKEPAFAEVSRLVKQHDAEVVVLARYMQILPPELCSEYAHKVINIHHSFLPSFVGAKPYHQASLRGVKLIGATCHYVTEELDAGPIIEQDVVRVSHSDSIEDMVRFGRDVEKMVLARGLRYHLEDRVLVHGNKTVVF
- a CDS encoding lysylphosphatidylglycerol synthase transmembrane domain-containing protein, whose product is MSRGILLLIGLLGAVLIPWVLGGNETWSRLQSFPLSGLLVMFGMILLCWVVNTMRLQLLLGDQRDKVRPIKSLGVVMAAEFAYCATPGGSGGPLTIMALLARNGVRPARSSAVFAMDQLSDLLFFLCALSGILIYALFQHLSQRMEWLLTVSAVSMFGGLLSCVLVARYHRSLIRLSGRLLARLNVQFTTRMRWARKLLRFLAAFTDTLKLPFQTLITVFALTCLHWFLRYSVLYLALRGLGADLQWAWCFLIQMLSLSAGQFSLLPGGAGAAELTSAALLAPMVGKSTAAAAILIWRAVTYYFYLLVGGPVFLLMLGRPLLKKLMRLKQA
- a CDS encoding polysaccharide deacetylase family protein encodes the protein MADPMNKPSLLLVLHDVAPQTWADYQPFVEAVDALGTVPMTWLVVPDFHKHNDLDAHAGFRRVLDERLARGDELALHGYFHCDDGPMASNPRDWFMRRVYTHEGEFYSLSREEALTRLHAGIDVFQRYDWPLHGFVAPAWLMSEGTRQALRQLPLSYTSDAQHLYRLPDFSAIDAPGLVWSARSAWRRGLSKLVSNQREQQWRQAPVIRLGLHPVDMRHEFSRDYWLQTLKRLLAEGRVPMTKANWLALQSHRSGRAA